Sequence from the Candidatus Melainabacteria bacterium RIFOXYA2_FULL_32_9 genome:
GGCTATGCAAGATCAAATGGGCAAAATAATGCCTGTAATGATCACTTCAATGTTTATTTTCTTCCCAATTCCAGCCGGTGTTCTTTTATATATGGTTGTAAGTAATATAATTCAAGTTATTCAAACAGTTATGATTAATAAAAGCATAGAAAAAGAAAAAGTTTCTAAATCTAAAACTATTGTTGATGAGATTCCTTCAGAAGTTAAAACAGTTACAGGAAAAGAAGTTTCTGAAGATGAAACAGCCAGTCAACCACAAATTTCTGGACCTAAGAAGAAAAAAAGAAAAAAATAAATGGTAATAAATAATATAAAAGATACAATAGCAGCAATAGCAACCCCACTTGGAACTGGTGGGGTTGGTGTTATTAGAATCAGTGGAGAAAATTCTTTTAATATAATTTCCAGAATATTTTCCAGTAAATTTAATGAAAAAAAAGTGCCTGATTTTGAAGCCGGAAAAGTTTATCATGGCTGGGTGACTAAGTCACTGTCTCAAGTCATCAATCATTCCAGTAATACCTCGTGTTATTACAATGTGACTAAGCCACTGTCTCCGGTTGCTAATTCTTCCAATAATACCCCATGCCATTGTGAGATGACTAAGTCACATTCGCTGGTTAATGATTTAGTTGATTTTACTCCTTTAGATGAAGTTATTGTTCTTGCATTTAAAGCTCCAAAAAGTTATACCGGCGAGGATGTAATTGAAATACATTGTCATGGCGGAGTTAATATTGTTAAAAGTGTCCTCAACCTTTGTCTTGAATCAGGGACAAGAATGGCAGAAGCTGGAGAATTTACTAAAAGAGCTTTTTTAAATGGAAAAATGGACTTAAGTAAAGCAGAAGCTGTTCTTGATTTAATTCACTCAAAAACAGATGTTTTTTCCTCTATTTCAGCTCATAATCTAACAGGTAAACTTTCTTTATATATAAGTAGTTTAAGAGAAGATTTAGTAAATTTATTATCGTTAATGACTGCCGCAATAGATTTTCCTGAAGAGGTTGATGAACTTGAATATAGTTATATTGAAGAAAAAATTAATTTTTTGATAGAAAAAATCAATTTTGCTTTAAATACCGCTTCAACTTCTAACTTAATGCGATATGGCTTAAAAGTAGCTATTGTCGGAAAGCCTAATGTAGGTAAATCTTCTTTATTTAATTCTTTACTTAACATAGAAAGATCTATTGTCACCGATATTCCAGGGACAACAAGAGATATTATTCAAGAAATTATTGATATTGGTGGAGTTCCGATTACTTTAATTGATACTGCAGGAATTAGAGAATTAGCAAGCAAATGTTCAAGTGATTATATAGAATCTATAGGTATAAATATTGCAAAAGCCTGTATTAAAGAAGCTGATCTGGTTTTATTTTTATATGATTCTTCACAAGGCATGAGTACTGCAGACAAGATTATTTATGAAGAAGTAAAAGATAAACCTCTTGTAAAAATAGGAACAAAAGCCGATTTAATGACATGTAAAATAAATGATAATGATGTAATTTATGTATCGTCAAAAACTTATCAAGGACTGGATTTGGTCAAAAAAGAAATAGAAAAAATAATTTTTTCTATAGATTTATCTGTAAATAGTGATTTTTCCACTAACATAAGGCAGCAAGAATGCTTAAAAAATGCTAAAAATTCTCTACTCCATGCTTTAAATTCTTCTAAAAATAGAGAGGTTCAAGATTTTATATCTATAGACCTAAAATCAGTCCTATTATTTTTGGGGGAAATAACCGGAGAGGTTGTTTCTGAGGAGATTATC
This genomic interval carries:
- a CDS encoding tRNA uridine-5-carboxymethylaminomethyl(34) synthesis GTPase MnmE, whose amino-acid sequence is MVINNIKDTIAAIATPLGTGGVGVIRISGENSFNIISRIFSSKFNEKKVPDFEAGKVYHGWVTKSLSQVINHSSNTSCYYNVTKPLSPVANSSNNTPCHCEMTKSHSLVNDLVDFTPLDEVIVLAFKAPKSYTGEDVIEIHCHGGVNIVKSVLNLCLESGTRMAEAGEFTKRAFLNGKMDLSKAEAVLDLIHSKTDVFSSISAHNLTGKLSLYISSLREDLVNLLSLMTAAIDFPEEVDELEYSYIEEKINFLIEKINFALNTASTSNLMRYGLKVAIVGKPNVGKSSLFNSLLNIERSIVTDIPGTTRDIIQEIIDIGGVPITLIDTAGIRELASKCSSDYIESIGINIAKACIKEADLVLFLYDSSQGMSTADKIIYEEVKDKPLVKIGTKADLMTCKINDNDVIYVSSKTYQGLDLVKKEIEKIIFSIDLSVNSDFSTNIRQQECLKNAKNSLLHALNSSKNREVQDFISIDLKSVLLFLGEITGEVVSEEIINNIFSNFCIGK